A single genomic interval of Cloacibacillus sp. harbors:
- the galE gene encoding UDP-glucose 4-epimerase GalE, with amino-acid sequence MKNILVTGGAGFIGSHTSVALLEAGYSVVIADDFSNSKPRTLEHIKEITGRGFVFCEADVTDRAAVTRIFDENKIDGVIHFAGFKAVGESVEKPLAYYYNNLVSTIELAKACVMRGVKNFVFSSSATVYGDNKAPFVETMPLMPATNPYGETKVISEKILSDTAAANPGFSVALLRYFNPIGAHESGLIGEAPNGIPNNLMPYITKVAKGELKELRVFGDDYDTVDGTGVRDYIHVMDLAEGHTAALKKMGGGVSVYNLGTGRGTSVLELVTAFERVNGIKIPYKITPRRVGDIATCYAETKKAEQELDWKAHRSVEDMCRDSWRFERGQV; translated from the coding sequence ATGAAGAACATACTAGTGACCGGCGGGGCGGGCTTCATCGGCTCGCACACCTCTGTCGCCCTGCTTGAGGCGGGATATTCCGTCGTCATCGCCGACGACTTCTCCAACAGTAAACCGCGGACATTGGAGCACATAAAGGAGATAACGGGACGCGGCTTCGTCTTCTGTGAGGCGGACGTCACCGACCGCGCCGCGGTCACGCGGATATTTGACGAAAATAAGATAGACGGCGTCATCCACTTTGCGGGCTTCAAAGCGGTCGGAGAATCGGTCGAAAAGCCGCTCGCCTATTACTACAACAATCTAGTGAGCACCATCGAGCTGGCAAAGGCCTGCGTGATGCGCGGCGTGAAAAATTTCGTCTTTTCCTCATCGGCCACAGTCTACGGCGACAACAAAGCGCCGTTCGTGGAGACGATGCCGCTGATGCCCGCGACGAACCCCTACGGGGAGACGAAAGTCATAAGCGAAAAGATCCTCTCAGACACCGCCGCCGCCAACCCGGGATTCTCCGTGGCCCTGCTGCGCTACTTCAATCCCATTGGCGCGCATGAGAGCGGGCTCATCGGCGAGGCGCCGAACGGCATTCCCAACAACCTGATGCCTTACATCACAAAGGTCGCGAAGGGCGAGCTGAAGGAGCTGCGCGTATTCGGCGACGACTACGATACCGTGGACGGCACCGGCGTCCGCGACTACATACACGTGATGGACCTTGCCGAGGGACATACCGCGGCGCTGAAAAAAATGGGCGGCGGCGTCTCCGTCTATAACCTCGGAACCGGCCGCGGCACCTCGGTGCTCGAGCTGGTCACCGCCTTCGAGCGCGTCAACGGCATCAAAATCCCCTACAAAATAACGCCGCGCCGCGTGGGAGACATCGCCACCTGCTACGCGGAGACGAAAAAAGCCGAGCAGGAGCTTGACTGGAAGGCCCACCGCTCGGTGGAGGATATGTGCAGGGACTCGTGGAGGTTTGAAAGAGGGCAGGTCTAA
- a CDS encoding glycosyltransferase encodes MTNRQTVLLSIIIPAYNVELYIKECLDSIFYSLTVESACLVEVIVINDGSQDRTTDILEQYDSRHCVFRVINQSNKGLSYARNIGINAARGKYLMFVDSDDYLVPDSLDKLITFLSVNENVDIVEYDFYEFVSADEMIKDKQEMPSISKGSGQEIYAAWVKQSYFRHLVWTKIVLRELVTTHRIFFYEGIVHEDDEWTPRIFAYARKVLYLPLHVYVYRIRPGSVMSTITWKNYFDKIKVFDSLVQFSLTKGFSKEYVNALKVSASSIYWWLFSGIKRNGKYDEELISKILEREYIIKYSRTFHRRFFYKLVVKLLGVKGFYFFKYAIKDLFRYN; translated from the coding sequence ATGACGAATAGGCAAACCGTTCTTCTAAGCATAATAATCCCTGCCTATAATGTTGAACTATATATCAAAGAATGTTTAGATTCAATTTTTTATAGTTTGACGGTAGAGTCTGCATGTTTAGTAGAAGTCATTGTTATAAACGATGGCTCCCAGGACAGAACTACAGATATTTTAGAGCAGTACGATAGCCGTCACTGTGTCTTCCGTGTTATAAATCAAAGTAACAAAGGGCTATCATACGCTAGAAATATAGGGATAAATGCAGCAAGAGGAAAGTATCTTATGTTTGTGGACAGCGATGATTACCTAGTCCCGGATTCTTTAGACAAACTGATCACTTTTCTTTCTGTCAATGAAAACGTAGACATTGTTGAATATGATTTTTACGAATTTGTAAGCGCAGATGAGATGATAAAAGATAAGCAAGAAATGCCTTCTATTTCTAAAGGTAGTGGACAGGAAATTTATGCTGCTTGGGTAAAGCAATCTTATTTTCGTCATTTGGTTTGGACAAAAATTGTTTTAAGGGAACTCGTAACCACACATAGGATATTCTTTTATGAAGGTATTGTCCATGAAGATGATGAGTGGACTCCGAGAATATTTGCATATGCTAGAAAAGTTCTTTATTTACCATTGCATGTGTATGTTTATAGAATAAGACCTGGATCTGTTATGTCAACAATAACGTGGAAGAATTACTTTGACAAAATAAAGGTATTTGATTCGCTTGTACAGTTTTCATTGACTAAAGGATTTTCGAAGGAATATGTAAATGCCTTGAAAGTTAGTGCTTCTTCAATTTATTGGTGGTTGTTTTCCGGGATCAAGCGAAATGGGAAGTATGACGAAGAGCTGATATCGAAGATTCTCGAGCGTGAATATATAATTAAGTACAGCAGAACTTTTCACAGACGGTTTTTTTATAAACTTGTAGTAAAATTATTAGGGGTAAAGGGATTTTATTTCTTTAAATATGCAATAAAAGATTTGTTTAGATATAATTAA
- a CDS encoding flavodoxin family protein — translation MTGKKVMTILLGSPRKEGNSEQLADSLVKGAEERGYEVRKVRLAGKKLNGCLDCRKCWSSGSPCIQQDDMAPVYEDITAAEVLVFASPLYYYSWSAQIKPVWDRLLPFFAADAKTNLKDKRAVLLATAGDTEISCFDGLKASFRLACNFANWNIAGMICAPDMYPKTDMAEKGRKYLFEAYELGKNL, via the coding sequence ATGACCGGTAAAAAAGTAATGACGATATTGCTTGGAAGCCCGCGTAAAGAGGGCAACAGCGAACAGCTTGCCGATTCTCTCGTGAAGGGAGCGGAGGAGAGAGGCTACGAAGTGCGCAAGGTGCGCCTCGCCGGTAAAAAGCTGAACGGCTGCCTTGACTGCCGCAAATGCTGGAGCAGCGGCTCTCCATGTATACAGCAGGACGACATGGCCCCGGTATATGAAGACATCACGGCGGCGGAGGTCCTCGTCTTCGCGTCGCCGCTCTACTACTATTCCTGGAGCGCGCAGATAAAGCCGGTATGGGACCGGCTGCTGCCATTTTTCGCGGCGGACGCCAAAACCAATCTTAAGGACAAGCGGGCGGTACTGCTGGCAACGGCGGGCGACACGGAGATAAGCTGCTTCGACGGACTGAAAGCCTCTTTCCGCCTCGCCTGTAACTTCGCGAACTGGAACATCGCGGGCATGATCTGCGCGCCAGATATGTACCCCAAGACGGACATGGCAGAAAAGGGGCGCAAATATCTCTTCGAGGCCTATGAACTGGGAAAAAATTTATAG
- the queD gene encoding 6-carboxytetrahydropterin synthase QueD, with translation MLLCRDFKFDAAHNLIHYHGKCERLHGHTYHLRVTLEGEPDAEGMIFDFVDLKKAVNELVLSKLDHAYINDILPQPTAEYIAVWIFRALDGPLSRANCRLHEIRLWETESSSVICRREDVKDA, from the coding sequence ATGTTACTGTGCCGTGATTTTAAATTTGATGCAGCACATAATCTTATACATTATCATGGAAAGTGTGAGCGTCTTCACGGCCACACCTACCATCTGCGGGTGACGCTTGAGGGAGAGCCTGACGCCGAGGGGATGATCTTTGACTTTGTAGACCTCAAAAAGGCCGTTAACGAGCTTGTGCTCTCTAAGCTTGACCATGCCTATATAAACGATATCCTGCCGCAGCCTACCGCGGAATATATCGCGGTCTGGATTTTCCGCGCGCTTGACGGGCCGCTTTCGCGCGCCAACTGCCGGCTACATGAGATACGGCTGTGGGAGACGGAGAGCTCTTCCGTCATCTGCCGCCGCGAGGATGTAAAAGATGCGTGA
- a CDS encoding O-antigen ligase family protein: protein YRRGLFLLAILLLNKSQRKVDVMRYWKGLARIGGLILIALFLWVTLIPLFFSVEPFGERILGMARPIEVFLYCVGVMIFAKDDFFTKNLCSFSIISAIFISLFAFTRRLLLSFSAIRDDWVFGMHAALAGLILSSLLPWIFYAICSKNTDRHRRIFYIIALFLSLTAIFVTYYRTIWLAVIAQIIIAVPLSYYCFNANLLNHKKLLVTIIILITTAFTYSYHVSFTVRNNIARSMYICSDFEAFTSRRGEIWVEAISLISKRKLGGYGWVSYDDFAVIKKHHPHSSYLEAAFHAGIPAAILYCAALLIFFLLALRYIFTKTKPCSIPYVVSLMILASAVAGLTEAFFFVSREYLIPFWSMVSMLISPLFVKRKLEVYYDE from the coding sequence GATATAGACGGGGGTTGTTTTTGCTTGCTATATTGCTACTAAACAAATCACAACGAAAAGTTGATGTGATGCGCTATTGGAAAGGACTTGCGAGAATAGGCGGGCTAATATTAATAGCTTTATTTTTATGGGTTACGCTGATACCCTTATTCTTTAGTGTTGAGCCGTTTGGGGAACGAATACTTGGGATGGCCCGCCCGATTGAAGTATTTTTGTATTGTGTAGGTGTGATGATTTTTGCAAAAGATGATTTTTTTACAAAAAATCTATGTTCTTTTTCTATAATAAGTGCAATATTTATTTCTTTATTTGCCTTTACAAGACGCCTTCTTCTGTCTTTTTCAGCAATTCGGGATGATTGGGTATTCGGTATGCACGCCGCTTTAGCGGGTCTCATCTTATCATCTTTGTTGCCTTGGATCTTTTACGCAATATGCTCGAAAAACACTGACCGGCATCGCAGAATATTCTATATAATTGCGTTGTTTTTGTCGTTAACTGCGATTTTTGTGACATATTACCGTACAATATGGTTAGCTGTCATTGCTCAAATTATTATCGCTGTGCCGCTTTCATATTATTGTTTTAACGCTAACTTGTTGAATCATAAAAAATTGTTGGTTACAATTATTATTCTTATTACCACTGCTTTCACATATTCATATCATGTAAGTTTTACTGTGAGAAATAATATAGCGAGGTCTATGTACATATGCAGCGATTTTGAAGCATTTACATCAAGAAGGGGAGAAATATGGGTAGAGGCTATATCCCTTATCTCTAAGCGTAAGTTGGGAGGGTACGGATGGGTAAGCTATGATGATTTTGCAGTGATAAAAAAACATCATCCTCATTCAAGTTACTTGGAAGCGGCTTTTCATGCTGGTATTCCTGCTGCTATTTTATATTGCGCTGCTTTACTTATCTTTTTCCTGCTTGCATTACGGTATATTTTTACGAAAACAAAGCCCTGTTCAATACCCTATGTTGTTTCTTTGATGATATTGGCTTCCGCAGTAGCTGGGCTTACCGAAGCATTCTTTTTTGTAAGCCGCGAATATCTTATACCATTTTGGTCTATGGTTTCAATGCTGATTTCTCCTTTATTTGTAAAAAGAAAACTAGAGGTATATTATGACGAATAG
- a CDS encoding glycosyltransferase: protein MHPLISIVVPVYNLVDRVKFMIDSLLKQDYGELEIILVNDASTDSSLMCMEEIVSTNVKCNIHIINHNKNKGVSAARNTGLKTAKGDYVIFVDGDDMVETNFVSVLYETISKNNSDMVSCGYRTIEIKRGTKEEHPLTVPANISDIDLIKGRILNKIEVSHWATLFRKDFLLENNLFYEEGCTAGEDIEFIIKVLCRSKKVSFVKDCLYIYVQHDNMGSRKEIKNNEKKIERYLHHTEAHFREAEYIKKYTKNKTLYTLAEYMILPQAYLRMLSVCAMKNDRDKFDSMRRSQSVKDVLLNSYRSFLYKPEVFLRACVVFFLPNVYYSKYRHYLND, encoded by the coding sequence ATGCATCCGTTGATTAGTATAGTCGTACCGGTCTATAACCTTGTAGATAGAGTAAAATTTATGATTGACTCACTGCTAAAACAGGATTATGGTGAGTTGGAAATTATTTTAGTTAACGATGCTTCAACTGATAGCTCGCTAATGTGTATGGAAGAGATTGTGAGTACTAATGTCAAATGCAATATCCATATTATAAATCACAATAAAAATAAAGGAGTATCCGCAGCTAGGAATACAGGGTTAAAAACGGCAAAGGGGGACTATGTTATCTTTGTGGATGGAGATGATATGGTCGAAACTAATTTTGTTTCTGTGCTGTATGAAACAATATCAAAAAATAATAGTGACATGGTTTCCTGTGGATATAGAACTATTGAAATAAAAAGAGGGACAAAGGAAGAACATCCATTAACAGTTCCTGCAAATATAAGCGATATTGACCTCATAAAAGGGCGTATTTTGAATAAAATAGAGGTTTCCCATTGGGCTACTTTGTTTCGTAAAGATTTTCTTCTTGAAAATAATTTGTTTTATGAAGAAGGGTGTACGGCAGGTGAAGATATAGAGTTCATTATAAAAGTACTGTGTCGCAGTAAAAAAGTTTCTTTTGTAAAAGATTGTCTATATATTTACGTTCAACACGATAACATGGGGTCACGAAAAGAGATAAAAAATAACGAAAAAAAAATAGAGCGTTATTTACATCATACGGAGGCGCATTTTAGAGAGGCCGAATATATTAAAAAATATACGAAAAATAAAACGCTGTACACGCTTGCCGAATATATGATTTTGCCGCAGGCATATCTCCGGATGCTCTCGGTTTGCGCTATGAAAAATGATAGAGATAAATTTGATAGTATGCGCAGATCTCAGAGTGTAAAAGACGTGCTTCTTAACAGCTATAGGTCTTTCTTGTATAAACCGGAGGTTTTTCTGCGGGCCTGTGTTGTTTTCTTTCTTCCTAATGTTTATTATAGCAAGTATCGTCATTACTTAAATGACTAG
- a CDS encoding glycosyltransferase family 8 protein, whose amino-acid sequence MYEDHEIQVALAFCDPKGTYSRHAAVTMASIFANTNGNVCIHIIHDDTLTPTNREKLRSLTQFYKQKINFINVENMLDEKSIDVSKLTIDGARGTLFRLLLPDIVAADKIIYLDCDIVVNMDISELWGIQLGGYAVAAVRDVWSLDFLNGIPIPWRLNKAWELLGVARGEYFNAGVLLLNLKKLRDEYDFLKSVADFYAEYKKCITLADQDCLNYIFANDKLLIDEKFNHINSEGVGEDDLYGSIWHMAGGAAKPWVTCTRPFVDDLYWRYLRLTPYCEDDNALIRMMLNDLSSPSYTHLHSSDCVKRLKRQIADNIFRAHIWTVPHILIKKISGGSK is encoded by the coding sequence ATGTATGAAGACCATGAAATTCAGGTAGCTCTAGCCTTTTGTGACCCGAAGGGAACCTATTCTCGCCATGCGGCGGTAACGATGGCGTCGATTTTTGCAAATACCAATGGTAATGTCTGTATTCATATTATACATGATGATACTCTTACGCCAACTAACAGAGAAAAACTAAGATCGCTTACCCAATTCTATAAACAGAAAATCAATTTTATCAATGTGGAAAATATGCTTGATGAAAAGAGCATAGACGTAAGTAAACTTACCATAGACGGCGCTCGCGGTACACTCTTCCGCTTGTTGCTTCCTGATATTGTAGCTGCGGATAAAATTATTTACCTTGATTGCGATATAGTCGTTAATATGGATATTTCTGAACTGTGGGGAATACAGCTCGGCGGTTATGCGGTTGCCGCGGTGAGGGATGTTTGGTCTTTAGATTTCCTCAATGGGATTCCTATACCTTGGCGTCTTAATAAAGCTTGGGAGTTACTTGGCGTGGCGCGCGGCGAGTATTTTAACGCCGGCGTACTGTTGCTGAATTTAAAAAAACTTAGGGATGAATATGACTTCTTAAAATCTGTAGCGGACTTCTATGCAGAATATAAGAAGTGCATAACCCTTGCCGATCAGGATTGTCTGAACTATATTTTTGCGAATGACAAACTGCTTATAGATGAAAAATTTAATCACATCAATTCAGAGGGAGTAGGGGAAGATGACCTTTACGGTTCAATCTGGCATATGGCCGGAGGCGCGGCTAAACCTTGGGTAACCTGTACCCGTCCTTTTGTCGATGACCTGTATTGGCGCTATCTTAGACTCACTCCATATTGCGAAGACGATAACGCGCTGATTAGGATGATGCTTAATGATCTGTCTTCTCCATCATATACGCACCTTCATTCCTCTGATTGTGTTAAACGCCTGAAAAGGCAGATCGCAGATAATATCTTCCGTGCGCATATTTGGACGGTTCCGCATATATTAATAAAGAAAATCAGTGGTGGTTCGAAATGA
- the folE2 gene encoding GTP cyclohydrolase FolE2: MRDVQNETDNRNMVIDRVGIRDISWPISVPDRTNGTQEMVAQVSLSVSLPQDYRGTHMSRFVEVLGAQEKRVTFHNMEGLLVTLKERLKARDAHAVFDFPYFITKAAPVSGAKGRLRCDVRFDAALRGDDFDLVTTVTSPIQTLCPCSKEISQFGAHNQRAHAVMEVRLAGFVWLEEFVQMADDCASAPIYSLLKREDEKYVTERAYENPRFVEDSVRELALAMQADERVVWYRVSVTSHESIHNHDAFAVIERDKRTGNLPSRENLLCSLRRTEEGLL; this comes from the coding sequence ATGCGTGACGTACAGAACGAGACCGACAACAGGAATATGGTGATCGACCGGGTCGGTATCCGCGACATCTCGTGGCCGATCTCGGTGCCTGACCGCACGAACGGAACGCAGGAGATGGTCGCCCAGGTGAGCCTCTCGGTCTCGCTGCCGCAGGACTACCGCGGCACGCACATGAGCCGCTTTGTAGAGGTCCTCGGGGCGCAGGAGAAGCGCGTCACCTTTCATAATATGGAGGGGCTGCTGGTGACTCTCAAGGAACGGCTGAAGGCCCGCGACGCGCACGCCGTATTCGATTTCCCCTATTTCATCACGAAGGCCGCGCCGGTCAGCGGCGCTAAGGGGCGGCTGCGCTGCGATGTCCGCTTTGATGCGGCGCTCCGCGGCGATGATTTTGACCTTGTGACGACGGTCACCTCTCCGATCCAGACTCTCTGTCCCTGCTCAAAGGAGATCTCCCAATTTGGAGCTCACAACCAGCGCGCGCACGCGGTGATGGAGGTGCGCCTCGCCGGTTTCGTCTGGCTTGAGGAGTTTGTTCAGATGGCCGACGACTGCGCCTCGGCACCGATATACAGCCTGCTCAAGCGTGAGGATGAAAAGTATGTTACGGAGCGCGCCTACGAGAATCCACGTTTTGTCGAGGATTCAGTGCGGGAGCTCGCTCTCGCGATGCAGGCCGACGAGCGTGTGGTCTGGTACCGGGTCTCTGTGACGAGCCATGAGAGTATACATAACCACGATGCGTTCGCCGTGATAGAGAGGGATAAACGCACCGGCAATCTTCCCTCGCGGGAAAATTTACTATGTTCGCTGCGGCGAACGGAGGAAGGTTTATTATGA
- a CDS encoding glycosyltransferase family 4 protein: MMRVLHYVDENNLTWCESWRSLLCKLKELGVESTVVCRPGGTLSKYLQDSGLATIEYKPLLPALPCTAFGVASAIDKVRPDIIHTRLSSAAMVGGWWGKLKNIPVVSTVDKHAKMKYYWNADMVVPCSRAVAKHMQAQGCQLAKTRVIYNPIDLSYYKAFPQVRESVRERYSVPPTAKVVVAGGRFDEGKGFESLIKAYALFLDHYKNREDMRLWLLGDGPYRNKIEDLIKECSLDNNVMLPGYVSNIREWFWAADLFVSPSELPEGFSVILLEAMACGLPALATNIGGSPEIVIDGVNGMLFSPGRTEELAEKLGAVLDAPDRLPTLSKEAKKSAAIFDLNAIAKQTLEVYAELASDGARL; the protein is encoded by the coding sequence ATGATGCGTGTCCTGCATTATGTAGATGAAAACAACCTTACTTGGTGCGAATCCTGGAGATCGCTGCTTTGCAAATTGAAAGAACTTGGTGTGGAAAGCACTGTTGTCTGCCGTCCCGGTGGTACGCTCTCTAAATATCTGCAAGACAGTGGCTTGGCTACAATTGAATACAAACCGCTTTTACCGGCTCTCCCCTGTACGGCTTTTGGTGTTGCCTCCGCTATCGATAAAGTCCGTCCCGACATAATTCACACAAGATTATCTTCCGCTGCTATGGTAGGCGGCTGGTGGGGCAAACTTAAAAATATCCCTGTGGTGTCAACGGTTGATAAGCACGCGAAGATGAAATATTACTGGAATGCAGATATGGTAGTGCCGTGTTCAAGGGCTGTCGCTAAACACATGCAGGCGCAGGGATGTCAATTAGCGAAAACGAGGGTCATATACAACCCGATAGACCTATCGTACTACAAGGCGTTTCCACAAGTGCGCGAATCTGTCAGAGAAAGATATTCAGTACCGCCAACTGCAAAGGTGGTTGTAGCCGGCGGCCGGTTTGACGAGGGCAAAGGTTTTGAAAGTCTTATTAAGGCTTATGCCCTGTTTCTGGATCATTATAAAAATCGTGAGGATATGCGGCTGTGGCTTTTAGGGGACGGACCGTATCGCAATAAGATCGAGGATTTGATCAAAGAGTGTTCCCTTGACAATAATGTGATGCTGCCGGGGTATGTGTCCAATATCAGAGAATGGTTTTGGGCCGCCGATCTGTTTGTTTCGCCGTCAGAGTTACCGGAGGGGTTTAGCGTTATATTGTTGGAAGCTATGGCTTGCGGACTCCCTGCGTTAGCCACGAACATTGGCGGATCGCCGGAGATCGTGATAGACGGTGTAAACGGCATGCTTTTTTCTCCTGGCAGAACGGAAGAATTGGCCGAGAAACTTGGAGCGGTGCTGGATGCTCCCGACAGATTACCGACGCTATCAAAAGAGGCAAAAAAAAGTGCCGCGATATTTGATTTAAATGCCATAGCCAAACAGACTTTGGAAGTATATGCGGAGTTGGCGTCCGACGGAGCGAGGTTGTAA
- a CDS encoding glycosyltransferase family 4 protein, with protein MDGSAYINKENQWWFEMRIIEVLPELDIGGVERHVIDLANELAERGHDIVVISAGGKMQCQLSQKVSHLCLPVHKKNPLTGWFCARKIAKFANDGKYQLIHAHSRVPAWIARWVSKMAGIPYVVTAHVDFGNKSRWIYSPYREAARVICVSEAVRDGMKDCFYENTQIVLNGLDEPKVHWNDDNPKDFVKFLFVGRLSSVKGMQDVLKALPSDKSWTLDVLGDGPMRPELEGLVKELGLSKKVTFHGYSDRADEFMADSSCLLFPSYIEGMPLTLARAVQIGIPVLASDIEPVAEMAGTRDGLLKPGDIEEWRRAINNFLCTRAVTLNISSSRVPTLKKMADEDEEIYEEVLRMQCQGKER; from the coding sequence TTGGACGGTTCCGCATATATTAATAAAGAAAATCAGTGGTGGTTCGAAATGAGGATTATAGAGGTTTTACCGGAACTTGATATCGGCGGTGTTGAAAGGCATGTCATTGACCTCGCAAATGAGCTTGCAGAACGCGGACATGATATTGTTGTGATATCCGCTGGCGGAAAAATGCAGTGTCAGCTCTCGCAGAAGGTCAGCCACCTTTGTTTGCCCGTGCATAAAAAAAATCCACTAACGGGCTGGTTTTGCGCGCGAAAAATAGCGAAATTTGCGAATGATGGAAAGTATCAGCTGATCCACGCCCATTCCAGAGTTCCCGCCTGGATCGCGCGGTGGGTTTCTAAAATGGCCGGTATCCCATACGTTGTGACAGCGCATGTGGACTTTGGTAATAAATCAAGATGGATTTACTCTCCCTACCGTGAAGCGGCTCGTGTCATATGCGTCAGCGAAGCGGTCCGCGACGGCATGAAAGACTGTTTTTATGAAAATACGCAGATCGTATTGAATGGCCTTGATGAGCCCAAAGTTCATTGGAATGATGACAATCCCAAAGACTTCGTAAAATTTCTCTTTGTCGGACGGCTCTCTTCTGTTAAGGGGATGCAAGATGTGCTGAAAGCATTGCCGTCGGATAAAAGTTGGACTTTGGATGTACTTGGCGACGGACCTATGCGTCCGGAGCTTGAGGGGCTTGTTAAAGAATTAGGGCTTAGTAAAAAGGTGACATTCCATGGCTATTCCGACAGAGCTGATGAATTTATGGCCGATTCATCCTGCCTTCTTTTCCCCTCATATATTGAAGGTATGCCTCTCACACTTGCGCGGGCGGTGCAGATCGGCATTCCCGTACTGGCCTCTGATATAGAACCGGTCGCGGAGATGGCGGGAACGCGAGACGGTCTGCTGAAACCAGGCGATATAGAAGAATGGCGCCGTGCGATAAATAATTTTCTTTGCACCAGGGCTGTAACGCTGAATATTTCATCTTCAAGGGTTCCCACCCTGAAAAAAATGGCCGATGAAGATGAAGAAATTTATGAAGAGGTTTTGCGGATGCAGTGTCAGGGAAAGGAACGTTGA